In Macaca fascicularis isolate 582-1 chromosome X, T2T-MFA8v1.1, one DNA window encodes the following:
- the DDX53 gene encoding DEAD box protein 53, with product MSHRAPEWKRAEANPRDLGARWDGRGSRGSGWSGPFGHQGPRTAGSREPPLCFKIKNNMVGAVIGHSGSKIKDLQHSTNTKIQIIKGESEALVRIFGNREMKAKAKAIIETLTRKQKSYNSESNVDNAASQPPTGINLGRNDIAGEAQPLSNWDRIRAAVMECENRKWADLPPVKKNFYIESKATSCLSEMQVINWRKENFNIMCDDLKSGEKRLIPKPTCRFKDAFQQYPDLLKSITRVGFVKPTPIQSQAWPIILQGIDLIEVAQTGTGKTLSYLMPGFIHVDSQPLSREQRNGPGMLVLTPTRELALQVEAECSKYSYKDLKSICICGGRNRIGQIEDISKDVDIIIATPGRLNDLQMNNSVNLRSITYLVMDEADKMLDMEFEPQIMKILLDVHPDRQTVMTSATWPDTVRRLARSYLKDPMIVYVGNLNLAAVNTVKQNIIVTTEEEKRALTQEFIENMSPNDKVIMFVSQKRIADDLSSDFNIQGISVESLHGNSEQSDKERALEDFESGKIKILITTDLVARGLDVNDVTHVYNYDFPWNIEEYVHRVGRIGRAGKTGTSVTLITQRDAKIAGELIKILERANQSVPEDLVVIAEQYKLNQQKRDTETRSRKPGQRHKEFHYRLS from the coding sequence ATGTCCCACCGGGCCCCAGAGTGGAAGAGAGCGGAGGCTAATCCAAGAGACCTTGGGGCCAGATGGGATGGCAGGGGCAGCAGAGGCAGTGGCTGGAGTGGCCCCTTCGGCCATCAGGGACCGAGAACAGCAGGCTCCCGTGAACCACCACTctgctttaaaataaagaacaatatgGTTGGTGCGGTCATTGGTCACAGTGGATCAAAAATAAAAGATCTACAACATTCGACAAACACTAAAATACAGATTATAAAGGGGGAATCAGAAGCATTAGTCAGAATTTTTGGCAACAGGGAAATGAAAGCAAAAGCCAAAGCTATTATAGAAACACttactagaaaacaaaaaagctacaACTCAGAATCCAATGTGGATAATGCTGCATCCCAGCCCCCTACTGGAATAAATCTAGGCAGAAATGACATTGCTGGAGAAGCTCAGCCATTGTCAAATTGGGATCGAATTCGGGCAGCAGTCATGGAGTGCGAAAACAGAAAATGGGCAGATCTACCACCAGTTAAGAAAAATTTTTACATAGAATCCAAAGCAACAAGCTGCCTGTCTGAAATGCAGGTAATTAACTGGAGAAAGGAAAATTTCAACATAATGTGTGATGACTTAAAAAGTGGTGAAAAGCGTCTCATCCCAAAACCAACTTGTAGGTTTAAAGACGCTTTTCAGCAATACCCTGATCTTCTGAAAAGCATAACAAGGGTAGGGTTTGTAAAGCCAACGCCAATTCAGTCACAGGCATGGCCAATTATTCTACAAGGAATAGATCTTATAGAAGTTGCACAAACCGGAACAGGGAAAACATTGTCCTATTTAATGCCTGGGTTTATTCATGTTGATTCTCAACCATTATCTAGAGAGCAAAGGAATGGGCCTGGGATGCTAGTCCTTACACCCACTAGAGAGTTGGCTCTTCAGGTGGAAGCTGAATGTTCCAAGTATTCATATAAAGATCTCAAAAGCATTTGCATATGTGGTGGTAGAAACAGAATTGGACAAATAGAAGACATTAGTAAAGATGTAGATATAATTATTGCAACTCCTGGGAGGCTGAATGACCTACAAATGAATAACTCTGTCAACCTAAGAAGCATAACCTACTTAGTTATGGATGAGGCAGATAAAATGCTGGATATGGAATTTGAACCCCAGATAATGAAGATTTTATTAGATGTGCACCCAGACCGGCAGACTGTCATGACAAGTGCAACTTGGCCAGATACCGTCCGTCGACTGGCACGTTCTTATTTGAAAGATCCTATGATTGTTTATGTTGGTAATCTGAATCTAGCTGCTGTAAATACAGTGAAGCAAAATATAATTGTTACCACAGAAGAAGAAAAACGAGCTCTCACCCAAGAATTCATAGAGAACATGTCACCCAATGACAAAGTCATCATGTTTGTCAGCCAAAAACGTATTGCTGATGACTTATCAAGTGACTTCAATATCCAAGGCATATCTGTAGAATCATTACATGGCAACAGTGAACAGAGTGATAAAGAGCGAGCATTAGAGGACTTTGAAAGTGGAAAGATAAAGATACTGATTACAACTGATTTAGTAGCTCGAGGTCTTGATGTTAATGATGTCACACATGTATATAATTACGATTTCCCATGGAATATTGAAGAATATGTACACAGAGTAGGGCGCATTGGACGGGCAGGAAAGACGGGCACATCAGTTACCCTCATCACTCAGAGAGATGCGAAAATCGCCGGTGAATTGATTAAAATTCTGGAAAGAGCAAATCAGAGTGTTCCGGAAGATCTTGTAGTAATAGCTGAGCAATACAAGTTAAATCAACAAAAGAGGGACACAGAAACACGATCAAGAAAACCTGGACAAAGGCACAAGGAGTTTCATTATCGTTTAAGTTGA